Within the Limnothrix sp. FACHB-406 genome, the region CTGCTGCAACCGGAAATTGCCGACGAGCTGGGTGAACTGAAGGTGCAAAACCTGACCAACACGGGAGCCGACGCGATCGCCTCGCCCAATCCGGGCTGTTCGTTGCAAATTCAAAAACACCTGGGATTGCAGGGCAAAACCGTGCCCGTGCTACACCCGATCGAACTGCTCGATCGTGCCATGCGGGGTGAAGCATTGCCCAAGGGCGATCGCTAGACTGGGTTTCATCCCATCTCAATAAGCCAGCCTGTCAGTCCGGCCATGGTTGATGCAATGGATTCCCGCTATTTCTCCCCCGAAGAATTTCTGGCGTGGGAAGCACAACAGCCGGAGCGCCATGAATACCTCAACGGTGAAGCTTACGCCATGGCTGGCGGCACGCTTGACCACAATGCGATCGCTGGAAATCTATTTTTTGCACTGAAAGCTTACCTACGCGGTAAACCCTGCCGAGTCTTTATCGGTGATGTGAAGGTTTACGTTTCGGAAAAAGGGCCCTATTTCTATCCTGATTTGGTGGTGACTTGCGATCCTCGGGATTTTCGATCGCGCCAAGCGATTCAATATCCTTGCTTGATTGCGGAGGTCTTGTCGCCCGAAACGGCTGAGTTCGATCGCGACCAAAAGTTTCAGCAATACGCGCGGATGGAATCCCTCAAGGAATATGTGTTGATTAGCAGCGATCGCCCGGCTCTCGATCGCTACTATCGGCCCGAGAATGCTGCCCCGAATTGCTGGGAGTTCACCCGTTATGGGGCAACTGAGTTTAATCCCAAGGCGATCGATTTCGATCAGCAACAGTGCTTACTAGCTGAAATTTCCTTTGTACTCCAAAGCCTGAACTTCAACAGCACTTTGGCGATGATCTATGAGGAAGTTCGGCTCGATCGCAATCTAGACAATGCGTCTGAGTTGGCTTCGGTGTCTGATGATTCAGCCCTTTAAGGCATTAATCAACCTTGGCTGCTTGCCAAATTTGCTCAACCATCAGGGGTGGTGATGGGTTGAATTGAGCCAAGGTTGGCGACAGAATTAACCCAGACTGATCTTGGGGAATTTCGTCATATAACCCTTCTTGTAATTGCAGAATAGTCAAGCGATTTTCGAGGGGATCCACAATCCAATATTCAGGAATTCCCGCTGCGGCATATTCCGATCGCTTGTAGCGGTAATCCCGCCCGATCGAATCAAGGCTGACAATTTCCACAGCGAGCAAGGGCGGCGTTTCAAAAACCGCCGATCGCCCTGCTAATTCCTGCACCTGCTCCCGTTGCACAACGCATAAATCCACCACGCGCGATCGCCTAAATCCCGTTCTGACACCAATTTCGGCAAATACCATCCAAGGTAGGTTGTTTTGACCAATTACCTGGCGAAGATAGTCACTTAAAAACTGAGCAATCAAAAAGTGCTCGATTCTGGGTGG harbors:
- a CDS encoding Uma2 family endonuclease, with the protein product MVDAMDSRYFSPEEFLAWEAQQPERHEYLNGEAYAMAGGTLDHNAIAGNLFFALKAYLRGKPCRVFIGDVKVYVSEKGPYFYPDLVVTCDPRDFRSRQAIQYPCLIAEVLSPETAEFDRDQKFQQYARMESLKEYVLISSDRPALDRYYRPENAAPNCWEFTRYGATEFNPKAIDFDQQQCLLAEISFVLQSLNFNSTLAMIYEEVRLDRNLDNASELASVSDDSAL
- a CDS encoding Uma2 family endonuclease, translated to MVTTRDRLLTFEDYLNHQADDSASDVRYELVDGELIPMNPPRIEHFLIAQFLSDYLRQVIGQNNLPWMVFAEIGVRTGFRRSRVVDLCVVQREQVQELAGRSAVFETPPLLAVEIVSLDSIGRDYRYKRSEYAAAGIPEYWIVDPLENRLTILQLQEGLYDEIPQDQSGLILSPTLAQFNPSPPLMVEQIWQAAKVD